Proteins encoded by one window of Manduca sexta isolate Smith_Timp_Sample1 chromosome 12, JHU_Msex_v1.0, whole genome shotgun sequence:
- the LOC115440418 gene encoding probable tubulin polyglutamylase TTLL1: MNHEAKKIANTMYGRVNAPTVERCRVNFCTDLEKSVLMSNFERRGWNQVGPDEEWNFYWASTQTCRNLFSVESGYRMNDNQMINHFPNHYELSRKDLLVKNIKRYRKELEREGNPLAEKTEVILHGGQVVTRYAHLDFIPVTFVLPADYNMFVEEYRKSPQSTWIMKPCGKSQGTGIFLINKLSKLKKWSREAKTPFHPQLSKESYVISRYIDNPLLIGGKKFDLRLYVLVTSFRPLKAYLFQLGFCRFCTVKYDTSMTELDNMYVHLTNVSVQKHGGDYNSIHGGKMTVQNLRLYLEGTRGRAVTEKLFAAMQWLIVHSLKAVSSVMANDRHCFECYGYDIIIDNQLKPWLVEVNASPSLTSTTVNDRILKYKLIDNILSVVLPSDGVPDVRWNKLPTADALGNFDLLIDEELLEKDEATNNPGRSNKNKTR; this comes from the coding sequence ATGAATCACGAAGCGAAGAAAATAGCCAACACTATGTACGGGCGAGTGAACGCGCCCACGGTCGAGAGATGCCGCGTAAACTTCTGCACGGACTTGGAAAAGTCAGTTTTGATGAGTAATTTCGAGCGACGCGGCTGGAACCAAGTCGGACCGGACGAAGAATGGAACTTTTATTGGGCGTCAACGCAAACTTGCAGAAATCTATTCAGCGTCGAAAGTGGCTATCGGATGAATGACAATCAGATGATTAACCATTTCCCGAACCATTACGAACTTTCCCGTAAGGATTTGttggtgaaaaatataaaaagatatcgGAAGGAATTGGAGAGGGAGGGCAATCCTTTAGCTGAGAAAACGGAGGTTATACTTCATGGAGGTCAAGTCGTCACTCGTTATGCGCATTTAGACTTCATTCCTGTGACGTTCGTACTGCCGGCAGATTACAATATGTTCGTCGAGGAATACCGCAAGTCGCCGCAAAGCACTTGGATCATGAAACCGTGTGGAAAATCCCAAGGCACCGGAATATTCCTTATAAACAAACTGTCGAAGTTGAAGAAATGGTCCCGAGAGGCGAAAACGCCTTTTCACCCGCAGCTTAGCAAAGAAAGTTACGTTATATCACGGTATATAGACAATCCACTGCTAATAGGGGGCAAAAAGTTTGATCTAAGACTTTACGTGTTGGTCACTTCTTTTCGACCTCTGAAGGCTTATCTGTTCCAACTTGGCTTCTGTAGGTTTTGTACGGTGAAGTACGATACTAGTATGACGGAGTTAGATAACATGTATGTGCATCTTACTAACGTTAGTGTACAGAAACATGGCGGCGATTATAACAGTATACACGGAGGAAAAATGACAGTTCAAAACCTTAGACTGTACTTAGAAGGAACGAGGGGCAGGGCTGTCACTGAGAAGTTATTCGCAGCGATGCAGTGGCTCATTGTGCATTCTCTTAAAGCTGTGTCGTCGGTAATGGCAAACGACAGACATTGTTTCGAGTGTTACGGTTACGATATAATAATAGACAATCAACTGAAGCCGTGGCTTGTGGAAGTGAACGCGTCGCCGTCACTTACCTCGACGACTGTCAACGACAGGATATTAAAGTACAAACTGATAGATAACATTTTGTCGGTCGTTTTGCCGTCAGACGGTGTTCCAGATGTTCGCTGGAACAAACTGCCCACTGCGGACGCTTTAGGGAATTTTGATTTGCTCATTGACGAAGAACTTTTGGAGAAAGATGAAGCCACTAATAACCCAGGacgatcaaataaaaataaaacgagatGA